TTTTCGATCTCGTTGACCCCGTTCGGATAGTGCGTGAGGGTCTCGTACATCTGGTTGATGACCTCGCTGGACGCCGTGTCGGTCGACATGATCGGGTCCAGCTCGTCGAAGGAAGAGGTGACCAGATTCAGTTCCGTGTCGCCTTCGATCTGCGTCTCGTTGTGCGTCTGCTGGTGGGGACCCAGCGCTCCCACTTTCGGGACGTCGACGCGGTCGTACCAGAAGTGTTCGCCCTTGCTGTGATACAGCGGGAGCATGACCATGTCGTCCCGCACGGCCTCTTCGATCTCGACGTAGGCCTGCGTGCGAGCTTCCTCGCCGTCGGGGCCGGCGTTCTCCTGGACGGTCTCCCAGGCGGCCTGAGCCTTGTCGGCGTGTTCGCTGACTTCGTAGTCGTTGTCGTCGCCGTTACCGTTCCCGTTGCCGCTGGAGTTACCGTTCCCGTTTCCGTCGCCGTTCCCGTCGCCTTCGAGGAGGGCCGAACAGCCGGCGAGCCCGGCCGTTGCGCTCCCACCCAAGAGAGCGAGCATTTGACGTCGCGATTTTCCAGCACCCTTCCGATTCGAACTATCGGACATAGCAGTGCCTTAGTCAAACCTACGATATAAACTTAACGTCAGCCGGTAAGATCACGACCGTTGATTCCACCACAATTTAGGAAAACGAACAAATAGTTTATTCTGGTATAGGAGTATAAGTGGGCTATTTATTCCGGTTGTTCCGAACGCCGTCTTTCCAGCGTGGCTGGTCCTGCTCCCCGCATACGACGGGCCGGCTATCCCGGTACGTATCGCTTACACTCCGGCCGCGTTCCGTCGTCGGGAGCCGACACCGTTGCCGGTCCGATGCGGCGGCTCGCCGTATCGAATCGATCGGCGCCGATCAGTCGTCGCCCGATTCGTCGACGATGACGACCTCGCCGTCGACGACGTCGACGTTGATCAGCGTCTTCACGTCGTAGCCGGCGTCGTCGACCTTGTTCTCGCCGCCGACCTTCTTGATGACCGCGACCGTGTCGATGACCTCGGCGCCGATCTCGTCGAGCGCGTCGAGGACCGCCGCAAGCGTGCCGCCGGTCGAGAGCACGTCGTCGAGGACGAGCACGCGCTCGCCCTCGCGCACGTCGTTGATGTACATCTCGTTCTCCGAGTAGCCGGTCTGCTGGGAGATCGCGACCTCGTCCGCGAGGCCGTACTGGCGCTTCCGGATCACGGTCAGCGGGATGTCGGTCATCAGGGAGACGGCCGTCGAGATGTGAATGCCCATCGCCGCGGGCGTGACGATCCGGTCGACGTTCTCGAGTTCGGCCTTCCGGATGATTCGGATGACGATCTCCCGCAGGAGCGTCGGATCGAGCTTCGGGACGCCGTCGCTGATCGGGTGGACGAAGTAGTGATAGCCGTTCTTCTCGATGATCGGCGCCTCGAGGAGCGACTGCTTGAGTTGATCCATGTCGTCGGTCGGGCGGTAGCGGAGTAAAAGTTGACGATCCGTCCGAACGCGTCGGATGCGAACGCTCGACACGCGACGCGGGGACGGCGCTCCGTCGCCGTTTCGGTTCGCGTCTGGACCGCCGACATCGAGTACGGCCGCTCCGACCCGACACCGCGGTCAGTCGTCCGATCGGTAACTGAGTTCCGGCGGCTGCTCGCTCGCGCCGAGCCGCATGTTCCGTTCGTGATAGATTTGGACGATCGCGGTCACCGTCACCGTCACGGCGATCACGCCGGCCCACGTCAGTTCCGACAGCAGCGTCAGCGGATAGATCTCGAGCCAGAGCGCGGCGACCAGCGCGCAACTGACCGCCCCCAGCGAGAGGTACAGCTCCCGCCACGCGAACTCGTGGCCGGGTACGATCTCGAGGTAGACGCTGATGTCCCGGGTCCGCTCGGTCGATTCGATGACGCCCCGATCCGAATCGAA
The DNA window shown above is from Halopiger xanaduensis SH-6 and carries:
- the hpt gene encoding hypoxanthine/guanine phosphoribosyltransferase, whose product is MDQLKQSLLEAPIIEKNGYHYFVHPISDGVPKLDPTLLREIVIRIIRKAELENVDRIVTPAAMGIHISTAVSLMTDIPLTVIRKRQYGLADEVAISQQTGYSENEMYINDVREGERVLVLDDVLSTGGTLAAVLDALDEIGAEVIDTVAVIKKVGGENKVDDAGYDVKTLINVDVVDGEVVIVDESGDD
- a CDS encoding DUF7344 domain-containing protein, with translation METEAETEPETETDTSSPTLSKGEIFELLRNQRRRYVVHFLKQDGRPVELGDLAQQVAAWEYDTTPDRVTPEQRKRVYTTLQQTHLPKMDKAEILAFDSDRGVIESTERTRDISVYLEIVPGHEFAWRELYLSLGAVSCALVAALWLEIYPLTLLSELTWAGVIAVTVTVTAIVQIYHERNMRLGASEQPPELSYRSDD